A window of the Oscillospiraceae bacterium NTUH-002-81 genome harbors these coding sequences:
- a CDS encoding Hsp20/alpha crystallin family protein: MMMPSIFGENLFDSFFDDSFPFFYNDKDLKKAEKKLYGRKGDRMMKTDIREKADGYELLVDLPGFKKEEIQAVLDNGYLTISASKGLDQEDEAKESRYIRRERYAGACSRSFYVGANVEQEDIRAEFRHGVLKLFVPKKEAKAVEQKSTIAIEG, translated from the coding sequence ATGATGATGCCCAGTATTTTTGGAGAAAATTTATTTGATAGCTTTTTTGATGACTCGTTTCCGTTTTTCTACAATGACAAAGATCTGAAGAAAGCGGAGAAGAAGCTTTACGGCCGCAAGGGTGACCGGATGATGAAGACCGATATCCGTGAGAAAGCGGATGGCTATGAACTGCTGGTTGACCTTCCGGGATTCAAGAAGGAAGAGATCCAGGCAGTCCTGGATAACGGTTATCTGACCATCAGTGCCAGCAAGGGACTGGATCAGGAGGATGAGGCGAAGGAGAGCCGTTACATCAGACGGGAGCGTTATGCCGGAGCCTGCAGCAGAAGCTTCTATGTAGGAGCCAATGTAGAGCAGGAGGATATCAGGGCCGAGTTCCGTCATGGTGTGCTGAAGCTGTTTGTTCCGAAGAAGGAAGCAAAGGCAGTGGAACAGAAGAGCACCATTGCCATTGAAGGCTGA